The DNA region CATATATTGATtggttaaattaaattataaattgatATAACAATGATTAGATACTACTACAACGTAAACTatgatttgtaattttaaaaatgacaTTAAAATTTACTTAATAAAGTAATTAATATGTGCCACTAAAGAatttatattagaatatttttaTGGTCGTGATTGGGCCATAATATATATGGTGGTGTATCAAATGGGCCATAAAAAAGCCCATCAAGTCGTATATGGGCCGACTACACATCTTTGGACACTGAAATCAGCCCAAATGCTTGGTATTCGGGTAGTAATTCTATTCATAGTCCAATTTAAAACAaacattatttaatatttttcatttgttttataatataaaatataaaatattaggaCGGTCCGTACGCGCATCTAGTGAAGATAGGTTGGGTTATCGTTTTAACAGCCGAAATCATAGTACAGCCTGTTGTCTGCTTCTCCttccttcttcctctccttctccttctcttttagcCTTCTCTCTTGTTGTATCTCTCCCTTCAAATCATTCACTCCTCCTCCTTCCCatgttttctccttttttttattttcctcaacCATTGCAGCTTACATCATTCGGATATTccatttttaggtcattttccATTTGCATTTTTCTGCATAATGTTTCCCTAATGCCACCAATGCCGAAATGGGGATGAGACTGTCTCACACTGCTATCCATGCCctctatattttaatttttttctttattttctgatCCTTTATTTGTGAAATACAGGATTTGCACTTGTGTGGAGGATTGTGCATCAAGGTGCTTGCTTCTTGTTATATATTAGGAAAGAATGTGTGATTTTGATTCTTACAATGTGAAACTCATGTAATGTTAATCTCCATTTTGatgttttttactttatcaaaagCAATGAGTGATTTAAGAAAATACTACATTAAATGGAGATGGAAATGGAGCTGACATAGGGATTTATTGGTTGTAGGATGGGAAGGGTAAAGCTGAAGATTCAGAGATTGGAGACTCTGAATAGCCGGCAGGTTACGTATGGAAAACGAAGGGCTGGAATCTTGAAAAAAGCCCAAGAAATTTCTGTTTTATGTGACATTCCCATTGTACTTATCATGTTCTCTCCATCTGGGAAGCCATCTATATTCTGTGGCCAACGAAGGTAGCAATCAATTACATCTATAGTTTGGACTCTAAACGAGGTTATCATTCGTTTATTCTGCATGATCATGTTGATGAGCAATGAGATATACATGGAAAGCCTCTTCTGTAACAAGGTTGATGTAGAAGAATAAGATCTTGTAGTATTTGAGACAATCAGGAACCTGCTGTTTCTTGTGTCCATTCCATCGAACTAGCTTTAGCATGGACATGTCGTGATTCGTCTTCTCTTTGGTTTCAGCAACATCGATGAAATGATAGCAAAATACGCGCAACTTACACCAAAAGAAAGGGCAAAGAGGTACTCATAATTGTTGCACATGGTTATCTGTCTATTCATTTAAAGGGCTGTCTATTCATTTAAAGGGCTGTCTGTCATAGTAACTCGATCTCCTTTTCTTCTCAAATTCAAACAGGAGGTTGGAGAGCCTTGAAGTAAGTATAATGTGAACCATGCATGTTTACCTTGAAATTTAAGTGAAGATGTTGATATAGAAGAGTTATGATGTGATAGACTTTAAAGAGAAACTTTAAGAAGCTTGACCAAGATGTTGATATAGAAGAGTTTCTTGATACAAGGTAAACTATTCCCCCTCTGTGGACCATTTTAACTGCTTAAGCCCCTATGCAGTTTCTGATGGTTTTTTTGGTTTTCTGATTTTCGTTTGGCAGTACTCCGTCTATTGAGGTACACTCACTAGCCATAAGCCATATGAGAGTCGAGTTGATCAAACTCTTGAAATGCCTAATGTGTTCTAATACGTGATAGGAGATGCAGAACCGAGTAATGTCTCTTCAACTTCAACTAGATGAAGCACGTGAAAGAGTAAGGTAATAAATCTCCCAACTCTTGGTTCAAAAAATCATGATTCGAGATTTCCATTCTAAGCTGTCATGATCTAGATAACAAGTTGGATCTTTGTTGAATTGCTTGTAGATATTTGAAGTGTTTCATTTGTATTCAGATGGTGGAGTAATCCAGACACTATTGAAGACGTCGAACACCTGGATCAGATGGAAGATTCTCTCCGGGAATCGCTGAACAGGACTCAAGTAACTAAGGTACCTAAGTATGACTTTATGGGCTATTTCAATAAGTTGAAGCTCCATCAGAACACAATGTCAAATAGAGTCGAAAAAGTAGACGCAAACTCAAAGCATGTAGGCGAACCGTGATGAATATAAGCTTACTGATATCATTTTCCTTCAACAGGAGAAGTTTTTTAAGGAACCACTCATTCAGTTTGATTGCACAAGCCAGGTGTGTGGAGACTTTGGCAGAGTTTACGAGCAAGAACTTCCCAAACCGCAGTTCCCAAACGCCATGCCTTTTCCCTTAGCCACAACCAGTGATCAGGACTGCACGAACCAGCCGTGGCTTCCTGGTGGAGAGGCTCAACACATGATGCTACCGGGGGAGCCCCAATTCTTGGGAAGCCGGTAACCTTATCTTTCTTTTATCACATAATGTCCATGTTTATAGACTTATCTTGATGTAACTTCATTTAAATTTGTGTCACCAGAGATATGGAATGCTCGAGAGATGCATCCTTCCCGACCTGCTCGGGTTACTTTGCTGATGTGAAAGAGCAGGAGCTTGAGAATTCAAGACAGATGAAAACTGAAAGACTAGAAGAGGGCTTGACAGTTGATGATTACACATATTCTGCTAACTTGAGGCTTCCTCTTGGCGATCAATATCCCTATAATTCGTTTGGAAATATATGTTTTCCCAACTTGATGGAGACCGGAAAGGATGCAAACTTTCAACTGAGTAGCTTGGACTACCAGATAAACGGGAATTTCGACCTTCCAAGATCTGTCTGCAACTACTTCCCACCTAGTTTGGTTCCTGCAGCTGGCTCGTGCGCCATTTCCATGCTAAACGATCACTCTTATCCTCAGGTGAGCACGTCTCGATTTTGTGATATGTGcaacaaattttcaaattgtaactaacttttaGCTAGCAAACTTGATGCAAAGTACTTTGTCATTATTTTCAGCCTCCAAACTAATCTAGTGGCTGACTCGAAGTCTGGTTCGTACACAGCTTGCTCGAgtttacatatatacataatacatGTAGCTGAGTTCATCAAGCAAAGAGGATTATGAACAAGTTGGTGCATAGAGAATTGGTTTAGTTTTGTAGGAATGCAGAGATAATACAGTGCTGAAAGGAAGGTGCATGTGTTTGTGGAGTTTTTTCATTGATGATGAGTGAGAATGAGATAAATGTAGCACTATGTATCAAATTTTAGACATATACAGCTTAAATTTCAGACAAAATCCACCTCATATATTACATCCTTTTAAGTCTTGATTTTAGCTATTGAATGTCTGTATGATTGTGTTGTCGAAGGGTCCTTTTCCGATGACGTTGTGCTGGATGATGAACGCCAACAAGGCCTTTCATCATCGAAAAATCTGGATATATCGAAAATTTCTAATTCCCAAATTGATTAACACATGGATTCATTAAAACTACTACTATGATTCATATGGCTCTTTTTATTGTAAAACCATTAAAGTAAACGTGTGATACATgcttcatttttataaaatgggtTGATATGGATATGCATATACTCCATAGGTAATTGGTGGTATAGTTATTGAAAATGTAAGGGATATTGGTTtctaaaatcatgaaatttggtcaaattttggtatttcccacaaaCTTTATAATTgatctaaaatatcacaaactttatattttatttgttatttcccaTGGCATGTCAATCACCATATCTAACCAACTTCCGTGCATTTTTTATCCTACTTGGGACTATTAAATCAACGTGATTTTTTACGTAGCTTTTTATCCTACTTGTCACGAACTTAAAAAATTATCTAAAATATCATACACATTTCATGGTTGACCACGTATAATAAGACTTTTGCCGAAGATATCTTATTTGGGCTGCCACGCGatataacaaaaaatatataaaatttgtgatattttagactaattttaaagtttgtgggaaataccaaaatttgaccaaagttCATGGTTTTAGCAACCAATCCCAAAATGTAATAGGCAATTTTTAGGAAAttgactaaaatggaaaatgtttGATGGAATCGAAGGAATAAGCAAagtaataaatttgtaaatataGATGAATTGTTTGTTagatatactactactactacaaattAACAAATTTTATCGACAGCTTCAAATATTCAATGTTACACTCACTAGGACAAAAAGTTTTGGgccaaatttatttttgttgcaTTTTTCTAGCCCAAATTTGGGGGGCCTAACCCTAGCTACCGAGTTTAGATACAATCATCTATATATACAGCCTCTTGtatcataaaccctaattcccAATTTCTAAACCCTAGTAAAACCTTTATTCGCCGTTTTCTTTCTAGAGCAATTGCTTTCTTCAAAAATCATCTTCGTAATTTTCGATTTCAGATCCTTttcgtagatctgatgtatgcAATtggttttatttgatttaagTTTGATGCAAGTGATGATTTTGAAAAATCTATCTTACTCCGACTCGGAGAAAGATGATACTTTTACACGGAAATCAGAATCTCTGATGCATTTTTTTCGATGCTTgaagttattttttttagaaattgaTAATGTTTGTTGGAATGCCCTTCGCCGATGATGGTGTTAAATATACTTTGAGTGAATTCCTCATTATGAAAAAAACTTACAGCTGAGGCTTTGAGgcatttatttttcattttaaatcagaaaattatttctttttggATATGAATTTGAAGCAAGTGATGATACAAAGACAGGGACATCAGAACTCCTTTTTGGAGTGAAGATGACTTAGTCTAATGGGAATCTCTCTGATGCTTAAAATTCCCTAGTTTTTACTTTGTCAAATTAGATGGCTGTTGTGATCATCTACTGCCACTATTAATTGTGTTTCTCATTGTTATAAGATGATTTAGTAAGAAGATATGAAGTTGGAAGCAAGTGATGATAGAAAAGACAGGGACATCAGGATTCCATTTGGAGTAATGATAGACTTAGTCTAATGGGAATCTCTCTGATGCTCACAATTCTCTAATTTTGCAACTCAATTGTCAAATTCGATTATTGTTAATGTGTGATCATCTGCATTGCAATGTTTATAGCTATTTGTTTGGCATAGAATTTATATGTTCTGAATGGGATGGCCTATGATGCATAACATTGTTTATTATTGAGTTTTACAACTTTGATTGTTTCTATGAATCATCGTAGCTGAGGCCTTATTTTCTTCATCCTGTGCCAAATTTAGTTCATATCACTTCTTTTATTATTTCTGTCCTTGAATGTTTGATATTAGAAGGTTTGCCAATGATGcattttctataaatatattACCAGAATGAGAGGATGTTGATATTTTGAATTGTCACTACCTCTGAGGCAAATCGTCAAATGTatctttttttacattttataatttatgccATCTTTAACCATTTGTATTAATGTACATCAAATTTCATCAGTAAGCTTTAtttaaaatcaaatgaatttttatatatttctttctcccactttttttattttgataaattttaagtttaaattgaataaattttatgtaATGAATTTTGAGGATTAATTAGAGATTGCCTTATGCAAATGTGACAGCAATTATATAAAGATAAAGTTTAGAGGTACTAATACTATAATTGAGAAATCCACCACGGCATGCTACTAATTATTACACTTTTCCAATCAATTATTCACTATTTCTGAccaaacataattaaatttgtgtATACTtggttattattattaatctaAATTATGAAAATTGGAGGTTTGGAATTCGGACAAGTTGCGAATTGTGACGATGTTAATAGAATCATAGCACGGTGATCCGTGGTAAAATAGCCTTGTAAATGACTAAAT from Salvia splendens isolate huo1 chromosome 9, SspV2, whole genome shotgun sequence includes:
- the LOC121749822 gene encoding agamous-like MADS-box protein AGL65 isoform X2, with translation MFSPFFYFPQPLQLTSFGYSIFRICTCVEDCASRMGRVKLKIQRLETLNSRQVTYGKRRAGILKKAQEISVLCDIPIVLIMFSPSGKPSIFCGQRSNIDEMIAKYAQLTPKERAKRRLESLETLKRNFKKLDQDVDIEEFLDTSTPSIENRVMSLQLQLDEARERVRWWSNPDTIEDVEHLDQMEDSLRESLNRTQVTKEKFFKEPLIQFDCTSQVCGDFGRVYEQELPKPQFPNAMPFPLATTSDQDCTNQPWLPGGEAQHMMLPGEPQFLGSRDMECSRDASFPTCSGYFADVKEQELENSRQMKTERLEEGLTVDDYTYSANLRLPLGDQYPYNSFGNICFPNLMETGKDANFQLSSLDYQINGNFDLPRSVCNYFPPSLVPAAGSCAISMLNDHSYPQLARVYIYT
- the LOC121749822 gene encoding agamous-like MADS-box protein AGL65 isoform X1, producing MFSPFFYFPQPLQLTSFGYSIFRICTCVEDCASRMGRVKLKIQRLETLNSRQVTYGKRRAGILKKAQEISVLCDIPIVLIMFSPSGKPSIFCGQRSNIDEMIAKYAQLTPKERAKRRLESLETLKRNFKKLDQDVDIEEFLDTSTPSIEEMQNRVMSLQLQLDEARERVRWWSNPDTIEDVEHLDQMEDSLRESLNRTQVTKEKFFKEPLIQFDCTSQVCGDFGRVYEQELPKPQFPNAMPFPLATTSDQDCTNQPWLPGGEAQHMMLPGEPQFLGSRDMECSRDASFPTCSGYFADVKEQELENSRQMKTERLEEGLTVDDYTYSANLRLPLGDQYPYNSFGNICFPNLMETGKDANFQLSSLDYQINGNFDLPRSVCNYFPPSLVPAAGSCAISMLNDHSYPQLARVYIYT
- the LOC121749822 gene encoding agamous-like MADS-box protein AGL65 isoform X3 encodes the protein MFSPFFYFPQPLQLTSFGYSIFRICTCVEDCASRMGRVKLKIQRLETLNSRQVTYGKRRAGILKKAQEISVLCDIPIVLIMFSPSGKPSIFCGQRSNIDEMIAKYAQLTPKERAKRRLESLETLKRNFKKLDQDVDIEEFLDTSTPSIEEMQNRVMSLQLQLDEARERVRWWSNPDTIEDVEHLDQMEDSLRESLNRTQVTKEKFFKEPLIQFDCTSQVCGDFGRVYEQELPKPQFPNAMPFPLATTSDQDCTNQPWLPGGEAQHMMLPGEPQFLGSRDMECSRDASFPTCSGYFADVKEQELENSRQMKTERLEEGLTVDDYTYSANLRLPLGDQYPYNSFGNICFPNLMETGKDANFQLSSLDYQINGNFDLPRSVCNYFPPSLVPAAGSCAISMLNDHSYPQPPN